Genomic segment of Bacteroides stercoris ATCC 43183:
TTGGTAAAGGCTGTATTATTTGCTTATTCTCCACAGTTAATAGTACTAGGAGGTGGAATAGCAACAGCTTTCCCGCTTTTTAAAGAAGCGATGTATGAGACTTTAAAAGATTTTCCTTATCCACGAGTTGTGGCTGATGTGAAAATCGTGTCTTCACAATTACAGGATGCTGGTCTATTAGGAGCTTCAGCACTTTTGGGATAGACAGGTATTACCATTTTCTGGAAAATAGTAATATTTTTTTTATTTTTAATAATATTGTAATTCTGTTTTTAAACCTTTGTGATGGAATTATAAATTTATATTATAAACTTTAAATTTTTAATGTATGAAACAAGTAAATCTTGGATTTTATCGAATGGTTTTGTTTCTATTATTGGGATTGTTTACTTCTGTGATTGCGTACTCACAGCAAATTTCAGTAAAAGGAATTGTGAAAGACCAAATTGGAGAGCCTGTAATAGGTGCTAATGTACTAGTGAGAGGCACTACTAATGGAGTTATTACAAACGTTAATGGTGAGTTTATTCTTTCCGCTTCTAAAAGTGATGTATTGGTTGTTAGCTTTGTGGGTTATACTACTCAAGAAATACCTGTAAGTGAGAAGCAAATGACAATTGTGTTGAAAGAAGACACAGAATTGCTGGACGAGGTAGTTGTTTTGGGATATGGTGCCAATACACGTAAGCAAGACTTGTCAGCTTCTGTAGGTATAATTAGTAATACAGATGAGTTGGCTGCACGACCTGTTACTTCTACGGAAAGTATGTTACAAGGGCAGTTGCCTGGTGTAACTATTCAGGCTGATGGTGGTGATCCTACTTCAACTCCTAATATCGTGATTCGCGGTCAGGGTTCGCAGAACGGCGATAACGTATTATGGGTGGTAGACGGTGTTCCGGGAGCTCCTATTACTTCCATGAACGATATTGAAAGTATTGTTGTATTGAAAGATGCTGCTTCTGCCGCTATTTATGGTGCGCAGTCAGGAGCAGGTGGTGTAGTGCTTGTTACTACCAAAAAGGCAAAAGAAGGTGCTCCTACTTTGACGTATGACGGAACTTTCGGCTTTCGTCAGGCTACTAATTTAATTGAACCACTCAATGCAGAAGAACAAGTGGAAATGCGTAGAAGGTCGTATGAAAATGCAGGCCAGGCATTACCTGATGGCTGGAATGTAACAAAAAATCCGTGGGTAGGTACTACACGTACTGATTGGATGGATGCTATTTTCCGTACAGCTTTTTATCAGCGCCACAATATTGCTTTAAATGTAGGTACAGATAAGTCTTCCAGCCGCCTCTCATTGTCTTTTGATAACGATCAGGGTACTTTGATTAATACTTATAAGAAAAATCTTGCTTTGCGTTATAATGGTAAGATGCAATTGAACAAGTGGATTACAATCAGCGAAGATTTGGTGTGGAAGAATACAACAAGTCGTTCTAAAGAAACGGATAATGATGCATACACCGGTCCTATATTATCAGCTGTATATATGCCGGCTAGTGCTACTATTTATAATCCCTTGGATGGCTCTTATGGTGGTACAACAACAGAAGACCCTGCTTACATTGAAAAGTATGGCTCAAACTTTGCCGATGCTCATGGTGATGCTGTGAACCCTGTACGTTTGCTTGAGGCAGAAAATCTCTACAATAAGACAAGTGATGTGTGGAGTACTACTAGTTTGGAAATAGGTAATGTGTTGCCTGGTTTAAAGTTTGTAAGTCGTTTTACTTACAATTTGCAGAACTATTATTATAAAAAATTCAATCCTATCCGTGACGAAGTTGGTAAACCGAACCTATCAAATAATGTTCAGGAGCAATCTTATCGTATGGACGCTTGGAAGACAGAGAATACATTAACGTATGATAACACATTTGGTAAACATACCGTAGGTGCTTTGTTCTCTACTACGGCTGACCATTATTCGAAACGGGGGTTGGAAGCGATTGGAAAGGACTTGTCTAGTGAAGCAGTCTATCTGCAATACATGGCTTATGCCAATTCAACTGAAGTGCTTGATTATTTAACGGGACCAGATGCGAATGTTTCAATGATTGCTCGTTTGGCATATTCTTATGACGACCGTTATTTCGTAACCGCTTCATGGCGCCGTGACTATGCAGGACGCCTGCCTAAGGAACATAACTTTGGCGATTTTCCCGCTGTAACATTAGGATGGAAAATTTCTAATGAGAAGTTTTTTAAGAAGAACGATATCGTAAACCTTTTGAAATTACGTGCTTCTTGGGGACGTGTCGGTAATTTGGGGTCTATTGATTATAATTATAAATCACCACTATTATCGAAAAATACTTATTCAGAACAAGCACAATACGGTGTAACTTCTAATCAATTATGGAATAACTTTGCTTATTATAGTACTGCTTTAAATCCAAATTTGACATGGGAGACTTCTGAACAGTACGACTTGGGCTTAGATATGGAAATGTTCAATAACCGTCTTTCTTTGTCAATGGATTATTTTGATAAACGTACTTTCAATTTGATACAGCCACAACCGATGAACTGGCCTTCTACTATGGGGTTGGATGCTATGTTGGTAAATCTTGGAGAGGTCCGAAATCGTGGTTTTGAATTGTCTATAGGTTGGAATGATAGAATAAATAAAAACTTTTCTTACTTTGTAACAGGTAACTTTTCTTATCTGAAGAATTGGGTTTCTGACATTGGGGTGAAGAATGAGGATGGAACTCCGGGAGTGTGGACAGATGATAAGAGTTTCCGTAGTGTGAAAGATATTTATCAGACCACAGAAGGTGAACCTTTGAATTCTTTTCATTTGATACAGACAGCTGGAATATTCCAAAGTGATGAGGAAGCAGCGGCATATGTGGATAAGAATGGTAAGAGAATTCAACCTGATGCTAAAAAAGGAGATTTGAAGTTTGTAGATTATGACGGTGATGGTACAATTGGTTTTGGTGACCGTCAATATATGGGTAGTGCTACTCCTAAAACTACCTTTGCATGGACACTTGGATTTACTTGGAAGAAATTGTCATTCAGTGCAATGTTTCAAGGAGTAGGTGGAGCACAAGCAATGAATGTTTCCAAATATATGCTTTTAAGTGATGTAGAAGGTAACTTTAACCGTTCTCGTGAGATCTTGAACGCTTGGTCGCCCGATAACAGAGGATCTAACATTCCTATTCTGTCAAAGAATGACAACAATGGAAACTTTAGCACAGCTTCAGATTGGTATCTGGAAGATGCTTCATACCTGCGCTTGAAGAATGTAACGCTTTCTTATGATTTGAGTGACGTATTTTGTAAGTGGTCACACTTGAATGACCGCAACAGCCGCCTATCTGTATTTTTGAGTGGAGAAAATTTGGCAACTATCACCAGATATTCTGGTATGGACCCTGAATGCGGGGGGTGGGATGCTTTGAAGTATCCGGTATCTCGTGTATTCTCTTTAGGAGTAAAACTGACTTACTAATTATAAATTGAATGAAGATTATGAAAAAGAATATATTATTTGGAGTAGTATGCGTTGCACTACTTACTGCCACTTCTTGTAGTGATTTCCTTGATGTACAACCCGAAGGAGATGCCAGAGACAATGCTTATTTCTTAAATGATCAGCAGGCAATTGACGCTGTGGACGGATTATACGAACGTTTTCATCAGGAAGCCATGTATGGTCGAGAATTATTTTGGGAGCAGGGTGCTGCTAATGATATAGTTTGGGGAAAAACACGTGATTTCCCGACACTTGCGACGTTTAAATATACAGGTGATGAGTCTCCATTACGTACTGTGTTCGAAACCATGTATAAAGTGATTTCCCGTTCTAATTGGGTGATTGATCAATTAGTAGATAAGGAAAAGACTACTGCATTGACAGAAATAGAAAACAGGAGTCTTGGTGAAGCCTATTTTACTCGAGGATGGGCACATTTTCTGATGGCTTATCGCTATGGTA
This window contains:
- a CDS encoding SusC/RagA family TonB-linked outer membrane protein yields the protein MKQVNLGFYRMVLFLLLGLFTSVIAYSQQISVKGIVKDQIGEPVIGANVLVRGTTNGVITNVNGEFILSASKSDVLVVSFVGYTTQEIPVSEKQMTIVLKEDTELLDEVVVLGYGANTRKQDLSASVGIISNTDELAARPVTSTESMLQGQLPGVTIQADGGDPTSTPNIVIRGQGSQNGDNVLWVVDGVPGAPITSMNDIESIVVLKDAASAAIYGAQSGAGGVVLVTTKKAKEGAPTLTYDGTFGFRQATNLIEPLNAEEQVEMRRRSYENAGQALPDGWNVTKNPWVGTTRTDWMDAIFRTAFYQRHNIALNVGTDKSSSRLSLSFDNDQGTLINTYKKNLALRYNGKMQLNKWITISEDLVWKNTTSRSKETDNDAYTGPILSAVYMPASATIYNPLDGSYGGTTTEDPAYIEKYGSNFADAHGDAVNPVRLLEAENLYNKTSDVWSTTSLEIGNVLPGLKFVSRFTYNLQNYYYKKFNPIRDEVGKPNLSNNVQEQSYRMDAWKTENTLTYDNTFGKHTVGALFSTTADHYSKRGLEAIGKDLSSEAVYLQYMAYANSTEVLDYLTGPDANVSMIARLAYSYDDRYFVTASWRRDYAGRLPKEHNFGDFPAVTLGWKISNEKFFKKNDIVNLLKLRASWGRVGNLGSIDYNYKSPLLSKNTYSEQAQYGVTSNQLWNNFAYYSTALNPNLTWETSEQYDLGLDMEMFNNRLSLSMDYFDKRTFNLIQPQPMNWPSTMGLDAMLVNLGEVRNRGFELSIGWNDRINKNFSYFVTGNFSYLKNWVSDIGVKNEDGTPGVWTDDKSFRSVKDIYQTTEGEPLNSFHLIQTAGIFQSDEEAAAYVDKNGKRIQPDAKKGDLKFVDYDGDGTIGFGDRQYMGSATPKTTFAWTLGFTWKKLSFSAMFQGVGGAQAMNVSKYMLLSDVEGNFNRSREILNAWSPDNRGSNIPILSKNDNNGNFSTASDWYLEDASYLRLKNVTLSYDLSDVFCKWSHLNDRNSRLSVFLSGENLATITRYSGMDPECGGWDALKYPVSRVFSLGVKLTY